The following are encoded together in the Gadus chalcogrammus isolate NIFS_2021 chromosome 2, NIFS_Gcha_1.0, whole genome shotgun sequence genome:
- the junbb gene encoding junB proto-oncogene, AP-1 transcription factor subunit b has protein sequence MSTKMEQTFYHDETFLSGYGHAEGAMPDYKLLKQSASMSLNLNHLAEPYRHLKSLRADAELYQAAQQDVSCSLKLAAPELERLIIQGGSGVLTTPTPGQYFYNRGITDEQEGFAEGFVKALDDLHKMNQMPPPNVSLGAAGGGVTSCAPPLPPSAFGASLQQQPEPAIYTTLNAYCPPGSTALSSAASYPTTTISYLPHGHAQNHHHQAHHQHAPHAHPAFPQQLAPPRLVAFKEEPQTVPDLLSSSDGGGSPPMSPIDMENQEKIKAERKRLRNRQAATKCRRRKLERIARLEEKVKVLKNDNAGLSSTASVLREQVAQLKRKVLTHVSSGCQLMLASKMEAF, from the coding sequence ATGTCTACAAAGATGGAGCAGACGTTTTACCACGACGAAACTTTCCTGTCGGGCTACGGGCACGCGGAGGGCGCCATGCCCGACTACAAGCTTCTGAAGCAGAGCGCGAGCATGAGCCTGAACCTGAACCACCTCGCGGAGCCCTACCGCCACCTCAAGTCACTGCGCGCAGACGCCGAGCTTTACCAGGCGGCCCAGCAGGACGTCTCGTGCTCGCTGAAGCTGGCTGCGCCCGAGCTCGAGCGGCTGATCATCCAGGGCGGGAGCGGGGTCCTGACCACGCCCACCCCGGGGCAGTACTTCTACAACCGGGGCATCACAGACGAGCAGGAGGGCTTCGCGGAGGGCTTCGTGAAGGCGCTGGATGACCTGCACAAGATGAACCAGATGCCCCCGCCGAACGTCTCCCTCGGGGCCGCGGGCGGCGGCGTGACGTCGTGCGCGCCCCCGCTGCCCCCTAGCGCGTTCGGCGCGTCACTACAGCAGCAGCCCGAGCCCGCCATCTACACCACCCTGAACGCCTATTGCCCCCCCGGCAGCACCGCACTCTCCTCCGCCGCCAgctaccccaccaccaccatcagctaCCTGCCGCACGGCCACGCgcaaaaccaccaccaccaagcgCACCACCAGCACGCCCCCCACGCGCACCCGGCCTTCCCGCAACAGCTCGCGCCACCGAGACTGGTCGCGTTCAAGGAGGAGCCGCAGACGGTACCCGACCTGCTGAGCAGCAGCGACGGCGGGGGCTCGCCCCCCATGTCGCCCATCGACATGGAGAATCAGGAGAAGATCAAGGCCGAGCGCAAGCGGCTGAGGAACCGCCAGGCGGCCACCAAGTGCCGGCGGCGCAAGCTCGAGCGCATCGCGAGGCTGGAGGAGAAGGTTAAGGTGCTGAAGAACGACAACGCGGGCCTCTCGAGCACCGCGTCGGTGCTGCGCGAGCAGGTGGCGCAGCTCAAGCGGAAGGTGCTGACGCACGTGAGCAGCGGCTGTCAGCTGATGCTGGCCAGTAAGATGGAGGCGTTTTAG